A DNA window from Alligator mississippiensis isolate rAllMis1 chromosome 11, rAllMis1, whole genome shotgun sequence contains the following coding sequences:
- the LOC132244143 gene encoding uncharacterized protein LOC132244143, with translation MLDGKDRQRFLLAIISLTIAADQSREVAVELEDLKAAVLERIVDLMETISVEGDRKHILAYSIDAIRCLSDPKLSLEPALESRLLRAAVEKSFLAIGRETHRNQVVQRLYEEYLEGLLCCVLSSAPSLGKLYSIWEHFTSWTEAPDAQHRALGMKIMTGAIAFAVQLLPQFEGSPDILEVGDMAARLGLSINDPEETISCKARACMYLLAQILLHQRGQDMRGAEELRCKRQNDQSQVQKYRDLARVGEGLRKILLEEQRRAFLQRALHAVRNGPMHISQAGLVFLYAILGEAGCLMGHKEKEIPIRVLNKVFIITYLKELPKDLQGHSLLVTSSSAIASLQPPTLAPAATPADHLNPDSTSMREDDLPNITGSPTATEKSCNSAEATTHVTD, from the exons atgctggacgggaaggacaggcagcgcttcctgctggccatcatcaGCCTGACCATCGCCGCGGACCAGAGCAGAGAggtggctgtggagctggaggaCCTGAAAGCGGCCGTGCTGGAGAGGATCGTG GACCTGATGGAGACCATCTCAGTGGAGGGCGACCGAAAACACATCCTGGCGTACAGCATAGACGCCATCCgctgcctcag cGACCCGAAgctcagcctggagccagcgctgGAGTCGCGCCTCCTGCGGGCCGCCGTGGAGAAGAGCTTCCTGGCCATAGGGCGTGAAACCCATCGAAACCAG GTCGTGCAGCGACTGTACGAGGAGTACCTGGAGGGCCTGCTGTGCTGCGTCTTGTCCagcgcccccagcctgggcaagctctactccatctgggag cactttACATCGTGGACTGAGGCGCCGGATGCCCAGCACCGTGCACTGGGCATGAAGATCATGACCGGCGCCATTGCCTttgctgtgcagctcctcccacaatttgag GGCTCCCCTGACATactggaggtgggggacatggcagcCCGCCTGGGTCTGTCCATCAACGACCCGGAGGAGACCAtcagctgcaaggccagggcgTGCATGTATTTGCTCGCTCAAATCCTCCTTCATCAGAGGG GCCAAGACATGCGAGGGGCAGAGGAGCTGCGGTGCAAGCGCCAGAACGATCAGAGCCAGGTCCAGAAGTACAGGGACCTGGCGAGAGTGGGAGAG GGGCTGAGAAAGAtcttgctggaggagcaaagGAGAGCTTTCCTGCAGAGGGCCCTTCATGCAGTTCGCAATGGACCGATGCAcatcagccaagctgggctggttTTCCTGTATGCAATCTTGGGGGAAGCCGGCTGCTTGATGGGGCACAAG gagaaagaaatccCCATCAGGGTCCTGAATAAGGTCTTCATTATCACCTACCTGAAGGAGCTGCCTAAAGATCTGcaagggcacagcctgctggtcaCCTCCTCCAGCGCCATCGCCTCTCTCCAGCCGCCCACACTTGCTCCTGCAG CAACACCTGCAGACCACCTCAACCCTGACAGCACCTCCATGAGAGAAGATGACCTCCCCAACATCACCGGGAGCCCGACggctacagagaaaagctgcaACAGCGCTGAAGCCACCACACACGTCACCGACTGA